ccactGCTTGAATAGTGGAATGGGGTGCGTAGGGTTCGTCAATGGATTCCAAGTAGATAAGAATTCCTTAACTTTGGGACCGACCAGGCCTGTGGCAAGTTCACCTAATTCGTACATTTTATACTCTTCGTAATATTTCTCCTGAAGATCTTTGAAGGCTGCTGCAGTTTCCTCTAGGGACAGATCATTGGATTGGTCCATGAGCTGATCGACGATAGATAGAACGTTTTCCAGAGTGTCCATTAGCTGTTCGTGCTGGTCTACTATCTTAGATAAGTTTGACCTTTCCGCCTCAAGAGCTACCACCCTGTCGGACATATGACGAGTTCGGCGATCGTTCTGTATAATGTCTTGCTCGCACAAATCGACTAGCAAATTGAGATTATGGCGGAGTTCAGGGAGGGCGAAATTCACGCCTGTTTTCTTTACATCGACCGGTGTAACAGTCTCATCGGGTCGCTGTTGTCCACCACCGATTGCATGATAGCCGCTTAACACTCGTTGTTCAGGTCCTGTCATGTCGATGACTTTGACTTTGCTCATTTCACTGTTCAACTGAACTTTTCGGTTCGGTCTTAACTTGCCATCCTCCAGTACTTGGTCAACGCTCCTGTAACAATATCTCACTTTCTTCTTGCTGACCGTCTCCCCCTTTCGCCATTGCGATAATTTTGCTTTGaactccttctcctcctctaCATCCtcgtcttttttcttttcaggcACCTTGGCCAATTTTTCTGGACCATAAGCACCTATCGCTCCCCTGCCTTTACGGAGATGAGCCTCTACCGGAGCCATTATACCTTGCAACTTCTTACCGAGACCTTTACCGGGTTCAAAACCCATCTATAACAGGAAAATCCGACACACTGGTCATCGCAGGTGAATATTCTTTCATTAATAGGTAACAAACGAACCGTGTACTAACCTGAAGCAAGAGTTTCGCTCCAATTCCTTTTGTGTGCATTTCCCAACTTCCGACTCCTGATTTCATAAGTACTGGGTTAACtgatgttcttttttttcgcagACCAGCTATGTCACCTTCTAGATTCAAGGAAAATGATGGCTTTGCTCTAGCGAAGCTCGGTCCTTGGTCATCTGAGTCACTGGAATGTAAAAGAACAGGATATGGATTGTACAAAGGCGTAAAAATGGGAGCGATAGCTGTGGAAGAGTGATTGTAGAGCTTAGAATTTCATGACACTAATTTATGTTGATGACACAATGAGTTTGATTGTGCTGAGAATagaaaattgtacaataaaCTGATATTTAATATCACTACAATGATTGATAATTCATAAACTAtaagtagaaaaaatatattaaaagcTATACCTAGAACTGTTGGGAACGTAATCAGCATCTCCTCGTTTTGGCCGACCACCTTCGTCGTCATCATCTTTGTCTCCATCAGATTCTTTCTTGTCATCCTTGGGCTGTCCAGCTTGCTGAATACCACCGGCAACAAAACTAACTGGTGCGGTGTAATTCTTGGGGCCACGATTTGATGATTTAAAGGAAGGTCGTGCTGGCACTTCTTCTTCATCACTGTCATCAGCCCATATTCCTGACGATTACATTTAGTGATGGAGAAATATGTGAATGTAACAGAGTTAGGAGAATTCAAAGTAAGATAATAGATTTTTGCTTACCAAGCATCTGTTGTTTTTTGGACAGTTTTCGCCGAGGACGATTAATGTTGAATTCATTGTCCAGATCGTAGTCtgttatttcaaaactttcga
This genomic stretch from Neodiprion pinetum isolate iyNeoPine1 chromosome 6, iyNeoPine1.2, whole genome shotgun sequence harbors:
- the sip1 gene encoding septin interacting protein 1; protein product: MSEDEVESFEITDYDLDNEFNINRPRRKLSKKQQMLGIWADDSDEEEVPARPSFKSSNRGPKNYTAPVSFVAGGIQQAGQPKDDKKESDGDKDDDDEGGRPKRGDADYVPNSSSDSDDQGPSFARAKPSFSLNLEGDIAGLRKKRTSVNPVLMKSGVGSWEMHTKGIGAKLLLQMGFEPGKGLGKKLQGIMAPVEAHLRKGRGAIGAYGPEKLAKVPEKKKDEDVEEEKEFKAKLSQWRKGETVSKKKVRYCYRSVDQVLEDGKLRPNRKVQLNSEMSKVKVIDMTGPEQRVLSGYHAIGGGQQRPDETVTPVDVKKTGVNFALPELRHNLNLLVDLCEQDIIQNDRRTRHMSDRVVALEAERSNLSKIVDQHEQLMDTLENVLSIVDQLMDQSNDLSLEETAAAFKDLQEKYYEEYKMYELGELATGLVGPKVKEFLSTWNPLTNPTHPIPLFKQWKNILESGRSTLQSGALQPYDQLVWNSWMPSIRGAVQQWACRQPDPLVELLEQWIPLLPGWILENILDLLVLPKLTLEVEEWNPLTDTVPIHTWIHPWLPLIGNRLDTAVYPIIRRKLGSALGGWHPSDRSARLMLQPWSLVFKKGDMEAFLVKNIIPKLQVVLAEFVINPHQQHLDQWNWVFEWNEMLPIHTMAGLLDKFFFPKWLQVLALWLNHSPNYDQVTNWYMGWKGMLSDKLLAEPQIKDYFKKALDMMNRAVAAPQGHQPGAMEQVSYLTNLERTQTALPPSAPAAQPRMERIAEAVRTASQIPQGFKDLIQKRCEERGILFMPVPNRYREGKQVYKVGNVQAYIDRNVVFVCHNGSTWAPTHLNALLDMAEI